The Candidatus Nitrosocosmicus franklandus genome contains a region encoding:
- a CDS encoding MBL fold metallo-hydrolase, giving the protein MIDVEGVEIRWNGHDGFRFDLKDNKRKIYVDPYKLISGYNHKNDADIILISHNHFDHLSVEDINKIINKNTRIYCAEECLDSLKKNYPQNDITVLKPGETRKLEDGITITSVESYNTNKDFHPKKDEKIGFLIKMNNNLTIYHTGDTDIIPEMEKVDTDILLIPVSGTYVMTAQEAIKATNEIIKPKKLAIPMHYGSIVGSVKDAEEFCKNVNVCKTVMLEIE; this is encoded by the coding sequence ATGATTGATGTTGAAGGAGTGGAAATAAGATGGAATGGACACGATGGATTTAGGTTTGATTTAAAAGATAATAAAAGGAAGATTTATGTCGATCCCTACAAGCTAATTTCAGGATACAATCACAAAAACGACGCTGATATAATTTTGATCTCACATAACCATTTTGATCATTTAAGTGTTGAAGATATAAACAAGATAATTAATAAGAATACTAGGATATATTGTGCAGAGGAATGTTTGGATTCTTTGAAAAAAAATTATCCACAAAACGATATCACCGTATTAAAACCCGGAGAGACAAGAAAGTTAGAAGATGGAATAACGATTACAAGTGTAGAATCTTACAACACAAATAAGGACTTTCACCCGAAGAAGGATGAAAAAATAGGATTCCTCATAAAAATGAACAATAATTTGACAATTTATCACACAGGGGATACGGATATTATTCCAGAAATGGAAAAAGTAGATACAGATATTTTGTTGATACCTGTTTCAGGTACATATGTAATGACGGCACAAGAAGCAATCAAGGCTACAAATGAAATAATAAAACCAAAAAAACTTGCAATACCAATGCATTATGGATCGATAGTTGGAAGTGTTAAAGATGCAGAGGAGTTCTGCAAAAATGTGAACGTTTGCAAGACTGTAATGCTAGAAATAGAATAA